A region of the Stieleria neptunia genome:
GCCAACTCAGCGGGGTGCCAATCGAAGTCGAATGGGTTTCCTTTGACATCGTCGGCATACCGATCAACTCGCGCGTCCCGCTGCCCAAGGGCTGGCCGACGGTGGAAGACATTTTGACGGCGGTTTGTGCGGCGACCGATTGCACGTTCGACAAAAACGCCCGCACGATCACGCTGCGTCCGACCGACGAAAAATTCAATCAAGCCGTCGCCGAGCTGTTGGATCTGAGTGATCTGGCGCCCGAAAACGATTCTGCCGTCACCGTGGCCCGAGCGTTGCTGGGGCAAACCGACGGTGATCCCACCGAGGTGACGATTCCGACCGAAGGTGGGCCGGCGCAATTGGCCGTGTTCGTATGCGAGGCGATCCGACGGGCACGGGGGGCGCCAGGAAAACTGCCCGACGCGATTTTCGCCCGATGGGGCGGGACGTACGAGGACCAAGTCAACGCGTGGCCGAAACTGCAAGCCGGTGTTTCGGGACCGCCGCGAATTCAAGCGGCGACCTTGGCGGCGCTGGTTCGGCAACTCGCAAAACTCAATGGAGCAACGTGCTATGTCAATTGGCAGGACGCCGCACGCCGCGATTTAAAACCGACCGACAAACGCATGCCGCGAACCGGCGAAGGGGTTTCCGCCGCCGATGCGCTGAAACAGTTGCTCGAGCCCGAGGACATGCTGGCGCGTGTGGTCGATGCCGAGCATTGGTGGATCGGATCGGATGCCTCACTCGATCGGTTTCCCGTCGTGATTTGGTTTGACGATGCCGCCGGCTCCCAAGAGACGCAACAGCGCGTGGGGATGGTGCTGCAGGGGGCGGCCGTGAACGAGCAGATCATCGGTGCGGTTGCGGTCGATCCGACAAGCCAGAAATGCGTCGCCATTCTGCCCCGTTTTGTGCTGCGTCAATTGCCTCGCATGCTCGACGACGCGCTCTAGTCGAGGCCGCGTTGGGCGGCAGCCCGCCTGGCGGGACTCGCCGACAACTGGCCATTTCTCTAATGCGGCGGACCGAAACGTGGTCTAAGTTCCGATAACGCAGGTTGGCCTTGTTGTCGCCGCCGGGAATTGAGCCCCCAGTAGGATCCCCCCAGTACTTCCCCTCCAGTACGACGTTGATTTGAGATGAAATTCCTTGTCCCCTTGGCCCTGTTGTCTGTCGGATGCTTGATTTATTTGGCGTCGTCGTCCGATTTCAGACTCACCACGCTTTCAGACGCCACACGTTCCGCGGACGAGTCGCAAATCGAAACCGATGCGTCGGCCACGGACGCGTCCGGGCAGGGGCGTTTGAATCCGAACCCGGCGTCGGGTTCGAGCCCGAAGTTGGTGCTGATGAAATTTGGTGCCCCGTGGTGCCCGCCCTGCCGGATGATCGACAAAGAACTCCGCAAACTGGGGCGGACCAGTCTGCCGGTCGAAATCCGTAAAATCGACGTCGACGAGCGTCCGGAGATGGCCGAACGCTATGGGGTCAGCAGCATTCCGCGTTTGATCTTGCTGCAGGACGGTCGCAAGATCGCCGACGCGGTGGGGTACCAATCGGCGGACGACTTGGCCGCATGGATCAACGAGAACGCTTCGGCCGAAGCCCTGGCAGGGAAAAAGCGATCGTCCAAATCATCGGTGGTTCAGGCCAACCCATTCTTCGAGTGATCTTTATCGCCCGGATACCTGATCCGAGCCGAGGGGCCCGCCGAGGGGCCTCTGGGTCGAACAACGCCGTCCGATGGTTCCGAGCGGTTTTCCGGATTTTGCCGATCGGCGACGCAGTTTGGGGGAAATGCGGACTGATTCCAACCGGCCCGGTTTGAATCGAGTAGACAGACCCGAAGCTGACGTGGACAATAAGGAAATTGTTGGGTTGCCGATTTCCATGCCACGTTTTCGTTCGTTGCCTCCATGCCGATTCAAATCAAATGCCAGTGCGGGAAAGCTCTCGCGGTAAAAGATCAATTCGCAGGTAAAGCGGTCAAGTGCCCCGCTTGTGGGCAAGGGATCAAGGTTCCCGCGGCGTCCGCCCAGCAAGTCGCCGCTCCTTCGGCCCAGGCGGTCGGTACGACTGCGGCCGGGAACCCGATGAACGATCTGTTCGACGAAGAAGGGTTCGGGACCAACATCGCCGCGGTCTGTCCGTCGTGTGGGACCGCCATGGCGGCCGACGCGGTGCTGTGCACCAAATGTGGTTTCAATAAAACCACCGGCGAGTCGGTGCGTGGTCACCTGACACCCGGCGTCGACATCTCGACGGGAACACTGGCGCTACAGAAAGCGGCCGAAGACATGCGTCGTGCGGACAAGATGCAAAAGGACATGACCGAGCGCGCCGGCATGCCCTGGTGGATGCTCGGCTTGATCCTGTTCATCTTGGCCAGTGCGACGGGATTGGCGGTGATGGCCGTGATGTCCGCCAACCGCACCACGGGGCAAGACAATTTTAACGCGATGCAGACCTTCCTGCAGTTGGCCGGATCGGCATGTGCACTGGTCGCGTTCGGCGCCCTGGTCAAGCTGATCGTCGAAGGATTCAAAGAGGACAAGAAAGTCGGTTTCCTGTGCTGCACCATTGTTTATCTGTTTTATTTCGTGTTCCAAAAACCGAAGTCACGGATCGGTGCATTCTTGGTGATGATCATCCTTGGCGGTATCGCCGGTGCCCTGTTTGCTAAAAGCCAACAGGTGTAGCGGTTGAATCCGCAACGAACGACCGACATGATCTTGGACAAAACCGCCGAGTTCGCGTTGCGGTCGCCGGATGGGTTGGAGATTTTGTCGTGAGTCGGCACTGTCATCCGCGCTGTCGGCCGGACCGTCGGCCGCTGCTGGCGTTGGCCTGGTTGGCCGCGCCGATGTTGCTGTTTGTCGTTTTGCGACTCCCCACGCTGATCCATCAACCCGGTATGCAGGACGAACAATGGTTCGCCGTTCCAGGATTGACGGTCTGGCGCGAAGGCATTCCGCGTATTCCGTATGTTCCGACCCGCAACCGCGCGACGTTGTTTGAAAACGCGGATGTCTGCCTGATGGCGCTTCCGCCGGGTTTGTTCTACGTCCAGGCCCCCTTCTTTGCGATCTTTCCGCCGGGCTACGCCACCGCGCGGCTGCCGCTGTTTCTGGCCGGTCTGGCGACGATCGCGATCGTGTTTTGGATCGTCAAGCGCATCGGGGGCAGCACGCCGGCGGCCGGCGCGGCGGCACTGATCGTTTCCCTGTCTCGACCGCTTTTGTTTACCGGGCTGACCACACGTCCCGATCTGCTTTGCGCCGTCGCGGGATGGCTGTCCGTCATCGCGGCGTGGCAGATGTTGAGAAACGCGCCGGCCAGGGACGGTCGCTGGGCATTCACCAGCGGTGCGCTGTCGGGGTTGGCGGGTTTGTTTCATCCGTTCGCGCTTGTGTTTGCGATGCAGGGCGGAGTCGCGATGCTGTTGGGGGCGGCGACCGTCGGACACAAGGCCAAACGTGCGGCGCTGTTCATTGCCGGAAACGCGTTGGTCATTTCATGGTGGATTCCGCTGATCGTGTCGTATCCCTATGAATTTCGCAGCCAGTTTTTTGCCAACGTGCTCGATCGGGCCGGTCCGGGGCTGCCGGCTCGAATCGTTTGGCCGATCCCTTCGATGATCCATCACGCCCGTTTGCTGTATGAATTTGCCGGTCCCCTTCAGTGTCTGCTGATTGCATTGGGACTGGTCTTGGGAACCGCGTTGTTCTGGCAACAGCGAACACTTTCTGCGTCAGAGCGAAAGGGTTTGATCGCGCTGGTCTGGTCGAGCGTGTTCCTGACCGCCACCGTCGCCGGATTGCACCCGACCAAGGGTTATTGGATCTACCCCTTCGTTTGGATCGTCGCCATCGCCGTCGTCGGGATCGACGGATTCATTGCCAGGCGTTTCGGTGATCGCCGTTTCCAGGCAGGTTGCGGCCCATCAAGCACTAGCGCGTTTCGCTCCGTGAATGCGGCGGCCGATGACAGTTCGTTCCCACGTGCCGGACGCGCATCGGTTGTGAGCGGGACGCTGTTGGCAATGGTGGTGTTGATGTTGCTTCCCGGAGCCGGACTTCGCACCACATGGGTTTACTTGTCGCGTTGGAAAGATCCGACCGTCTATGCGCCTGCATTCATCGATGGCGTGCTCGACGAATTGCCGCGAGAAGGTGTTTTCTACGCTGATTTGTCTTATGTGTTTGACGTTTATTTGAGTGGTCGCGAGACGCGGTTGTGCCAGGAACGTGAGCAATACTGGGGGGACGAACCGATTCCCTACACGTACTTGCTGCTCTCCTGGGAAGGTGACGACGCGGGCTGGGCAAACCAATACGACGGTTTTCACGTACGGCGGATCGGGAACCGTGAAATTCCCCAAAACTGTTTTGTGGATTTGTATCGGCCGGCACCTGTCCACCTCGCAGAACCCCACGATTCCATTCCACCCGATGGCGACAGCGAATGATCAGCCACGATGAAGGCGTTCAGCGACGCAACCGCCAATTGTCGATTGTCATCCCTGCGTACAACGAACAGGAAAACATCGGGCCCTGTTTGGAGGAACTGATGACGTTGTTGGTCGATCAGTCGGGGATCGACACCGAAGTCATCGTGGTCAACGACAATAGTAGCGATGCGACCGAAGCCGAGGTGCTGAAACGTCGCGAGCGTTGGCCGTCGATCCGACTGGTCCGGCGCCAGCCGCCCGGCGGGTTCGGCCGCGCGCTCCGCAGCGGGCTGCAATTCGTTCGCGGCAAAGTTGTGATTATCTACATGGCGGACCGGTCCGATCACCCCGAAGACGCGCTGCGCTATTACGAAACGATTCAAGAAGGGTACGACTGCGTGTTCGGGTCGCGGTTCATCCGAGGCGCCGAAGTCAAGCGCTATCCGACTGTTAAATTGTGGGTCAATCGCTGTGTCAATAAAGCGATCCAGTGGATGTTCTGGACGCCGATGAACGATTTGACCAATGCGTTCAAGGCGTATCGGACCGATGTCGTCGATCATTGCGGGCCGTATCGCGCCTGCCATTTTAATATCACGCTGGAAATGTCACTCAGCGCCCTGATCAGCGGACACCGGATCAAGGAAATCCCGATCCGCTGGGAAGGCCGGACATGGGGCTCCACCAATTTGCGGATGCGCGAAATGGGACGCCGCTATTTGTGCACGTTACTGATGCTGTTTTTTCAACGCGTGCTGATGTCCGATGACGTCGTCGCCGAGCGGCAGAGACATCTGGACACGGCGATCGAGGTCATTCCCGAGGCCTGACGATTTGCCGCGCGGTCGGGGCCTGAATAAGTCGGGGCCTGAACAAGACGTTTTACCGGCGGTGTGTAGATCCCGATGCCCGAGGGCAGGTAAACTATCGGTGACCTGCCGCACATTGACCTCGGTCGGTGACGCAGCCAATGGCGATCCATATCGATCTCAGGTCCCCTGTGTCGCACCTGAAACGTGCGGCACCGCACCCTCTGCAGAACTCAACGACCTGCCCGATCCCTCTGCTCCCCACTCCTCGAGATTCATCGAAAATGAAGTTTCCATTCCGATGCCCGGCACCCGCAGTTTTGCTCGCTGCGCTTGCCCTGCCCGCTCTCGG
Encoded here:
- a CDS encoding ArnT family glycosyltransferase, with translation MSRHCHPRCRPDRRPLLALAWLAAPMLLFVVLRLPTLIHQPGMQDEQWFAVPGLTVWREGIPRIPYVPTRNRATLFENADVCLMALPPGLFYVQAPFFAIFPPGYATARLPLFLAGLATIAIVFWIVKRIGGSTPAAGAAALIVSLSRPLLFTGLTTRPDLLCAVAGWLSVIAAWQMLRNAPARDGRWAFTSGALSGLAGLFHPFALVFAMQGGVAMLLGAATVGHKAKRAALFIAGNALVISWWIPLIVSYPYEFRSQFFANVLDRAGPGLPARIVWPIPSMIHHARLLYEFAGPLQCLLIALGLVLGTALFWQQRTLSASERKGLIALVWSSVFLTATVAGLHPTKGYWIYPFVWIVAIAVVGIDGFIARRFGDRRFQAGCGPSSTSAFRSVNAAADDSSFPRAGRASVVSGTLLAMVVLMLLPGAGLRTTWVYLSRWKDPTVYAPAFIDGVLDELPREGVFYADLSYVFDVYLSGRETRLCQEREQYWGDEPIPYTYLLLSWEGDDAGWANQYDGFHVRRIGNREIPQNCFVDLYRPAPVHLAEPHDSIPPDGDSE
- a CDS encoding thioredoxin family protein, with the protein product MKFLVPLALLSVGCLIYLASSSDFRLTTLSDATRSADESQIETDASATDASGQGRLNPNPASGSSPKLVLMKFGAPWCPPCRMIDKELRKLGRTSLPVEIRKIDVDERPEMAERYGVSSIPRLILLQDGRKIADAVGYQSADDLAAWINENASAEALAGKKRSSKSSVVQANPFFE
- a CDS encoding glycosyltransferase family 2 protein, with the protein product MISHDEGVQRRNRQLSIVIPAYNEQENIGPCLEELMTLLVDQSGIDTEVIVVNDNSSDATEAEVLKRRERWPSIRLVRRQPPGGFGRALRSGLQFVRGKVVIIYMADRSDHPEDALRYYETIQEGYDCVFGSRFIRGAEVKRYPTVKLWVNRCVNKAIQWMFWTPMNDLTNAFKAYRTDVVDHCGPYRACHFNITLEMSLSALISGHRIKEIPIRWEGRTWGSTNLRMREMGRRYLCTLLMLFFQRVLMSDDVVAERQRHLDTAIEVIPEA